TCAAccaaaataaggggttaaatatatgtcccaatttatttatttttaaatcctGAGCTTTactatatctcctagatataggatagacacttcaaaaccttactCCTTATGATACAtattttttgccatttatgagtGTTCTttatcttaaaacaattccatatgttagaaTTAGGAAAAAcgaataaaacataaataaaaaatgtagtgtttgtgtgagagtcagataaagagagagagggaatgtgtgatgtgtgtgtgaaagagatacaggaggatgtgtgtacatgtgtgttaaAAGCTTTCCGATCAGTGAGAGGAATCACAGAGACTGAGACATACTTTTTTTATGAGCAGTTGCCTCTCACTGACACCATCACAAACACAATGAGATGAAAGACAGACGAGCAGAAGGAGTGAGAAGAGGTGTGACCCATTAGCCAATCAATACAACCATGGCTCGTTCAGATAGAAGTGGATCAGACAAGCCAATAAATCAGTAATCAATCAACCACGACACACACCGGTATgtgagctcacacacacacacagcaatatgtacacaccagtggaggctcctcagaggaggaccatcctcctcagcgaatttcaaaaaaataaaaatagtgaaacagtATCATttttatcctttttagataaaactatactaagtatattcatgtcaccaaataattgattaaaacacactgttttgcaatgaaggtctacagtagcctcaacagcactctgtagggtagcaccatggtgtagtcagaggacagctagcttcagTCCTCCTCTGAGTAAATTGACTTCAAAACAAAACCTAAgaagctcatggttctcacccccttccatagacgtgcacagtaattatgacaacttctggaggacgtcctccaacctatcagaggtcTTGcatcatgaactgacatgttgtccacccaatcaaaggatccgagaattaatctagtactgaaagaaTACGCTACAGCtcgctagcactgcagtgcataaaatgtggtgagtagttgattcaaagagagagaaagacaatagttgaacagttttgaacaaataaatttcttcaaaaatgaagaaGGAAaagagagctagctatatttctTGGTATTTTTTCCCCTACTTTCACTTACTTAACAAGCAAATGCAGCTAGCAAATTTTGCCTACTCAAACATCCAGCTcaaagagggatgctatgttagctagctggctatggctatccaacactggacgTTTTTGGTTGTATTAATATattactgtacactgtactgcatgattttagggggtttactaacgcattagttctagtagctatgttgactataacattagctaatatggtgccaatgatgtaggctgtgtgtactGGTTAGCAGTTAaggtatgaaggtttggcttggaaaggttttttcacctggtcacagacagctgttgtattgtgcactgaagtccacaagcgaagggaaaagttgagaggagtagagagtgtagatgcgagaaggaattagcTATATATACATCAAGCaagatgatcatgctgtttgtatatGGCTGCTAGctctgtgtttgcgtgtgatcaggggtgcaTTCATTCCACCAGTTCTGTGGAAAAAGTTTCTTAAACAGAGAAAATGGTTCAAAACGGGGATGAACGTACCTGAATTAGTCCAATATAAACTCTAATTTGCAACTGTCGGACTAATAATTAAAACCTAGATCAGcgagatgcaggcaagagtgtgcaaggtggtattgaatgtgtcactctGTCCCCTTGATTACTCAAATGTATCTCTCAACctgttgtagcaacctcatgatgggtacaggggaaatgtttgtatcatgtagtagcctaaacctatcgatgttagattgagctgggtgaatggaatatgaatgagagtcatccaatatgctgtaatagaaataagtccatgctcataaaaaagatgatcatcctccctcatcttaaacagcaTCGAACGCCACTgttacacatatacacatatatcaGGACCTGTATCATTTGTGTGCTTGTTTCAGCCACTCCTCCTCACCAGACAGCCACTGTGTGATGTTTTGCTGGTGAAGGATTTACTCAGTGTAATGTGAACAGTCTGTCTGGCCGAGCCCTTCCCCTAGAGATCAAGCTGCAAGGACTAACACAACACCCATACTCAGCAGATACCCCTGCTCTACATTGCAGCAATAACACTACACTGTCaatcacctctccacctctcatagAAAACCGGAATGAAATCAAATTCAATTCACGTCTGTCCTTAACTCCATTAGACAGGTCATTACCAATGGATTATATAttcatcaggattaacaaagctTGGCTGTCTCAGAGACCAGTGTACTGGACTTTCTGTAATGAATGTCCTTTTTGCTTTACCCTTCACCAGCACCCTCTAATCTAATGCATAGATCATGTGTTTATAGATCAGTAGACATGGAAGTTAATAAAGTAAGTTAATAGGAAACTTTAGACATTTTAGAGCTTTTCCATATAGGCAGAAATCTCTTTCAGATAAAGGACCAGTGCCCTCTATGGGAGATTCACGGGTAGGGAACATTACATCCTCTTATTTCCTGCCTTCTACCGTTTTCTGATCCACAAtcttctactctcttctcctcgtcGTTCATCCTCTTCTTTCATCCTGTGCCTTCTCACATCCCCTCCATCTcactcatcctctccttctctcctcccctcctccttccatcatcCTTTCTCCTTCGCTCCTCCGTGCCCTCTTCCaccatcctctctttctttccttccactcctccatccactatcctctcattctcttctccttccaccaccctctctcctctccgtcaaccatcctctctccttctctcctctcctccttccaccaccctctctcctctccgtcaaccatcctctctccttctctcctctcctccttccaccaccctctctcctctccgtcaaccatcctctctccttctctcctctcctccttccaccatcctctcctctccccttcctctcctcccctccttccaccatcctctctccttctctcctcccctcccccttccatcatcctctccttctctcctcccaccatcctctctccttcccttccaccatcctctatccttctctcctcccaccatcctctctccttccagcatactctatccttctctcctcccaccatcctctctccttcccttccaccatcctctctccttctctcctcccctccatcatcctctccttctcccctcccaccatcctctctccttccaccatCCTCTCCCCCACTTCCTCTTAATGTGGGGATTTAGCTGCTGTAGTGAGAGTACCTGCTGTTGTTACAGtaacattttgtttttgaaatgaagCTACAATTTCACACCATGTTGACAACTAACAAATCCCTAATCCATGTCTGACAAAGTTGTGGGTGTAAGTGTAGAAAAAAAGTTGGCTAGTCTGTTCATTTACCCTCTCACAATCATCAACATAATTTGTACTGGTGATGGGGGCTGACAGCATGTCTGAGAGGGAGCTAAAGTATTAGTCATGTACTCTTATCAGATTGAGGCAAGCGAGTCCAATCAATCAGTCAAGCTGCATGTTGACAGCTAGGTGTCATCAGATCCGTGGCAGACCGTATCAATCCATTATCGATTGGCCCGAGTCAATCGGCAGCCAGCCAGACTGCATTTAAACAGCCAGACAGATCTATGGTGATAATCAGAGCCATGTATTTAGAGAGTTCGGCCAACCAATCCTTTTTATATTGCTCTAATCTGAGATTCACCGAGTAAGCAAAATCAGTCATTTTCTTGTACAGAAGTTGAAAATGCATAATTTACAGATGGAAAATAAACTCATAAAacaaacgtcctctcactgtacactccgtttattttcagcaaactaaatatttgtatgaacatatgattcaacaactgagacatgaactgaacaagttcaACAGACATGTgagtaatgtgtccctgaacaaagggggggtcaaaatcaaaagtaacagtcagtatctggcctcccgggtggtgcagcggttaagggcgctgtactgcagcgctatccaaggttgccaggtgcacggtgtttcctccgacacattggcgcgggctggcttccgggttggatggcgctgtgttaagaagcagtgcggcttggttgggttgtgtatcggaggacgcatgactatcaaccttcgtctctcccgagcccgtacgggagttgtagcgatgagacaagatagtagctactaaaaacaattggataccacaacattggggagaaaaaaagagatGGTGAACAGTAATTCATCACTCAAGAgaaagcgtttccactgctccagagtccaatggcggcaagctttaaatacactctagccgacgcttggcactgcgcaagcaaaaaaagaaacatcctctcactgtcaaatgcatttattttcagcaaacttaacatgtgtaaatatttgtatgaacataacaagactcaacaactgagacataaactgaacaagttccacagacatgtgactaacagaaattgaataatgtgtccctgaaaaaGGGGGGTATCTggtgtgtggccaccagctgcattaagtactgcagtgcatctcctcctcgtggactgtaccagatttgacaagatgttaacccactcttccactaagacatctgcaagttcccggacatttctgcggctaatggccctagccctcaccctctgatccaacaggtcccagatgtcctcaatgggattgagatccgggctcttcgctggccatggcagaacactgacatttttgtcttgcaggaaatcacgagcagaatgagcagtatggctggtggcattgtcatgctggagggtcaggtcaggatgagcctacaggaagggtaccacatgagggaggaggaagtcttccctgtaacacacagtgttgagattgcctgcaatgacaacaagctcagtccgacaatgctgtgacacaccgccccagaccatgatggaccctcggtgtaacgcttattccttcgacgataaacacgaatccgaccatcacccctggtgagacaaaaccgccactcatcagtgaagagcactttttgccagtcctgtctggtccagcgacagtgggtttgtgcccataggcgacgttgttgccggtaatgtctggtgaggacctgccttacaacaggcctacaagccctcagtccagcctctctcagcgtACTGCGGACAgtcagcactgatggagggattgtgcgttcctggtgtaactcaggaagttgttgttgccatcctgtacctgtcccgcaggtgtgatgttcggatgttccgattctgtgcaggtgttgttccaTGTTGGTcttccactgcgaggacgatcagctggcCGTCCTGTCCCCGTGTAGTGCTGTTAGGCTTCTcatagtacggacattgcaatttattgccctggccacatctgcagtcctcatgcctccttgcagcatgcctaaggcacgttcatgcagaagagcagggaccctgggcatatttcttttggtgtttttccagagtcagtagaaaggcccaagttttcataactgtgagcttaattgcctaccgtctgtaagctgctGGTGTCTTaccgaccgttccacaggtgcatgttcattcattgtttatggttcattgaacaagcatgggaaacagtgttataaccctttacaatgaagatctgtgaagtcatTTAGagttttactaattatctttgaaagacagggtcctgaaaaagggctgtTTCTTTTATTGCTGAGTGTGTATTTTTCAGTCATGATTCTATGGAGAAATTGACTGCATTCTCAATGAAGTAAGCGTCACATGACAATAATATAGAAGAGCCAACTGAAGAGTGCAACAGAATATTTATTATTGCTCCCATCTGTCACATGGACTTATGTTAGCGTTTTCAAAAGCTCTAAAACGGGCAGCGATGATGTTCAAAGTAGTCCAACCTACAGAATAAACCATCAGACCACTTCAGCTACATTAACATTCTCAGTAATGGTTACAGATTTGTATTTTTtcttgctatgactgtgatatgtttaTATACCTTAGTTGAACGCAATGATGGTCAGTcgctctggattagagtgtctgctgaatgaccaaaatgtaaacgTAAAAACAAACACTTGTAAAGCATACTGGTATTATTTGAATGACCTCCGCCACATACAAATATGGTCGGTGCAGACCAGATTCAAATCTGAACAAATCATAGACAATCATAGACAAATCATAGATTACAGTACAGCAGTTTAGTACAGTAGCACAGTACAATATGGTACAGGACAGTCCAGTTTTATTCAGTAAAGTAgtttacagtagagtacagtttaattcagtagagtacagtacattacagtacagtaaaaacagtatagtagagtacagtttagttCCGTAAAGTACATTAGAGTAAAGTAGggtacaatacaatactgtacTCTGTTTCTTTACTGTGCTCTATGTTTCTTTACTGTACAGTGGACAATGGACATTGAAAATCAAGGCCGGTCCaaaccggaccaaatctgaaccaaacagAGGTCTATGATTAGTTCCAATTTGGTCCGGACCAAGAATCAACGTTCTTGGACAATGAAATGAAAGCCGGTCCAGACTGCCGCCCAAAAAATACGACCCCAAAAATATGGCCAAAAGAAATTGCTATCCGTAAATGCTAAGTGGGAAGTGTAGGCCTATACTTGTTCACTACAGTACTCCCCACAAATCTAAGAGGAGGATACGTGGAATTCTGGGCTAGTAGGAGATTTCACCATATTGCTTAGGCTACCAGTCATGATGTTAAAGTCATAGCTGCCAACCCatttctgacaccaatgtagcgACAGACAAACCCGGGTCGTGGCATGAAAGGCAAACACCATACTGGACCAATCATACACGTCTATATTTGGGTCAAATCAAGGCCAGTCCGAACCAATCACAGGTGTCTTTTTTGGGCGGGGTCAAATCAAGGCCAAATATAGACGACAAATCAAGGCCAGTCCGGACAGCACCAAAAAAACATAACACCACCGGTCAAGACAAGACAAAAAGGCGTCCAGAAGAAATCACCTAATGCTTAGTGGGCAGTTACATAGCAAGATTTAAATATTCCCCATGTAATGTTCACGGGGCGCCAACATGGTTGAAATAGAATGGTATAGTGTCATGTAAATAATGCAGAAACCTCAATGGCAACTAGGTAAATACATGGCTCTGATGGTAACTATAGGGGAGAATAATAACAACATGTTGTATCCATCCACTCCCAGAGACCAGCAGCAATCACCACTTGTCACACAGTACAACATCCGAGGCAGAAAGTGTAGACGCTGCCACACAGCCCATGATTTGAGTTATTCTGCAAAAACTTTTATTGAACAAAAGTATTATAATTCTCACCACGTCATTAGTGGCACAGTCCCGTAGGTTGGATGGAAACGATTCATATTACGTACCGCATCTTCTTCtgaatatatacatacagtgggaaCAAGGATGAAATAACGGTGCTCAATAACATTCAGATATATCAATGAGGAAAAGCTGAGAACCCCATGATCGACACATTGGTAAACAGACGCACAGAGCAAATCAAAACAACAGTTTAAGTACTCTTGAATTAGTGCCTGCCGTCAGCTACATAAACACATACAGAGcagtcagaaagtattcagaccccttgacttctttcACATTTTGttcagttacagccttattctaaaatggattcaatacatataaatctacacacaataccccataatgacaaagcaaaaacacgtttctagaaatgtttgccaatgtaatacaaataaaaaaaacattaatactttatttacacaagtattgaGACCCTCCGCTacaagactcgaaattgagctcaggtgcatcctgtttccattgatcatccttgagatgtttcaacaacttgattggagtccatctgtggtaaattcaattgattggtcatgttttggaaaggcacacacctgtctatgtggtcccacagttgacagtgcatgtcagggaGAAAAaaagcaatgaggtcgaaggaattgtccgtacagctccaagacaggattgtgtcgaggcacagatctggggaagggtaccaaaaaaatgtctgcagcattgaaggttcccaagaaaacagtggcctccatcactcttaaatagaagaagtttggaaccacagagACTCCTACCTAAAGACtcgcagaccatgagaaacaagattctctggtccgattaaaccaagattgaactctatagcctaaatgccaagcatcatgtctggagaaaacctggcaccatccctatggtgaagcaaggtggtggcagcatcatgctgtgaggatatttttcagcggcagggactgggagactagtcatgatcaagggaaagatgaacagagcaaagtacagagagatccttgatgaaaacttgctccggagcgctcaggacctcagactggggcgaaggttcaccttccagcaggacaatgacccctaagcacacagccaagacaacacaggagtggcttcgggacatgtttctgaatgtccttgagtgaaccagccagagcccggacttgaacccgatcgaacatctttggagagacctggaaatagctgttcaCCAACGCTCCTCatcctgacagagattgagaggatctgcagagaagaataccCAAAtacaggagaaactccccaaatacaggtgtgccaagcttgtagcgtcatacccaagaagactagaggctgtaatcgctgcttcaacaaactactgagtaacgggtctgaatacttgatTTCAGTTcagttttttatatttaatatatttacaaaaatttctacaaacctgtttttactttgtcattatgggggtgtgtagattgatgagggggaaaaattattgaatatattttagaataaaactaatgtaacaaaatgtggaaaattcaaggggtctgaatactttctgaatgcactgtatataacctTGAGAGTAAAACACCCTGAAGACCTGATCTTCATTGGAAAACAGCACTAGGGCCGGGGAATGAGTGAGTGAGGAAGTATAGTAAGTGTTGTGTAGAGCTGGAGACAATCAAATAGAAGTAGTGTAGAGCTGGAGCCAATAGAACATCAGAACAGTAAGTGTCGCGTAGAGCTGGAAGCAATAGACTAGCAAAACAGTAATGCTGCTTTTGGACTGTAACACCAGCGTTACACTAGTTAGTGTATACAGCCTAATGTTATACTAGGGAAATTATGTTTCCATAGCTAGGACTGACAATGAAGATTTGTGAAGAACTGAATAAACAACCTCTGCATAATCAAAAACAGTTGCTTTGTGAGGTGTTAAAGTTCAGTTAGCCATGTATGTAAATGCCAGCTGAAAAGTACCTGTGGCCTGTTATTGGCCCCAAATGAGAGCAGGACCGCCGgagccatggcccagtgagacaCGGGTGCCGGCCCGAATAGAGGGAAACAGAAAAGTCTGAGCCTTGTGTGTAAAACACTGGTGATGTGCCATAAGTGTAGTGTAGAGCTGGAGCCAATAGAAGAGCAATACAGTACACGTTGTACATTGACAGACATTCATACTCTCCACTCTTTTCAATttgctctctcgctttctcctaCTTCTCCTCGATGATAGAGCGatgaagaggaggtagaggtggaagaAAATGACTACAGTTCTGAGGAGGATGAaggcagagaagaggagaaaaggcAAGAGGGTGTTTACAAATGGTCACTTAGTGAAGTCATTATTTCCTTTAGAAATCATCGGAACCTCTGGAGAGGGTTTTAAATGAGTTACAAAAATGTGGGAATTCCAAACAAACAGAAAACCTAAAACCAAAGAAAGGAAACAGAACCAAGACCAGCAATGTGACTAGGCTAAAACAGACTAAGTTATCCCCCAAGTTCAGCATGTTGAGGATTGCTGGGATATGGGCATTTGGTggagtgcgtatgtgtgtgtgtatatgcatgtctgagtgcctgtgtgtgtatatgtgttcatGTATGTGTGTCACAGCAGAGGTTTGACCAGGTAGAGCTTGTCTCCGTGTTGGCTGGTGAAGATGGGGGCTTTCTTGTAGTGCTCCACCAGTTCATCAATGGAGCTGAACCTGCGCTGGCCAATACAGTAGACCTCCTCTGAACACTGCACCTTGAAGTGCTTGTTCTTCCCAGGTGCcttcagagacacagagaaatcactgggctagagggagagaaagggagagtcagTTCATTTACTCACCAATTTGTCTCCAACAAACATGCTTTCCTTTACTAACGCTACTCACTATCCACCAGCAGAGGGCACCATGACTTCATTTATAAATCACAGGTCAATATTTCTGCTGTTCGTGTGTGCAGATCTCTCCTATTCTCCAACTTATTATTCTACTCTTCCCTCTATCCTGCTCCCTTAACACTCCTTTCCTCCCACTATCCTCAATCATTCCTTCatcctctcttcccccactcaCCGATGACTCGCTGTCCCGTATGAGGAagtccccctcctttcccctctcgtTGAGGACCAGTTCTGCCTGGTGTCTGGTCACCCCTCCATAGTACCAGTCCCTGCCTGCAAACTTGCCCACGATCGCCGGCCCCACGTAGCGGATCTGTGGGGAGCCAGGGGGCGACTGCGGCAGGGCGGGGAGCCCGGGAGGCCCGTCAGCATCATTCAGCACCAGCACGTAGTTCTTAGGCACTAGGCCCACCAGGCCTTGGGCGTTCCTGCAGCGCCACCACTCTGGGTCATTCTCTGGTTTCTCCACAACCTCCATCACCTCTCCCTTCTCAAAGTTCAGCTCTTCCTCCGTCACTGAGCTGAACGGGTAAATAGTCTGGACCAGATGGAGCGCACCACTTCCCTCTCCATCCCGGCCGCCACCACCTCCCGCCCGCCCGTTGGTCATCGTGGcccccctgccctgccctggATAACCTGGAGagtcccttcctcctccacccccctcgccctctctctctgtggggtccTCCAGGACATAGTTGGAGGGGAACCAGCCCACGCGACCTCCCTGGCTGCCCCGCCACCAACCGTCACTGCACTTCTCCATCACCGTGACCCGGGACCCCTTGGCTAGGGTCAGCTCATCCTCGCGCTCCGCCATGTACGAGAACTTTACAACGGCCAGGATGGTGAGGTCGTAGATGCGTTCGGcaccgcctcctcctcctcccccattccCATTGGAGGGGTACTCTGCATCCGTGCTAGGTGTGGGAGAGGCATCACGGGCACTCTGCTTCCTTCTGCCCTTACCCAgtcctgagagaggagagaggaagataatcACTACATCAGTATGTTAAGCTAACATGACCTgacattttatttaattttagACAGCCAGTGAAAGACAGTCTGTTGTTGCCAGTGGAATGAATCAAAAGCATTTCAGGTTTCTTCTAGCAGGTGGCAGAAACTGGTACTACAACACCTGTGTAACCAGACACTAAatctacatttttacatttagcagacactcttatccagagctacttacaggagcaattagggttaagtgccttgctcaagggcacagacagatttttcaaagtcggctcggggattcctTTCGGCCCAACGCTCTGCCACCCCTGCCACATATCTACAACCCAAGTCCTTTGATAAGTCATTAATCCAGTGGTACTGACAAAGCTTTGAGTAAATGAGGCAGCAGGAGACGAAgtggatttgtgtgtgtgggcagggcaGGCTTAAGCTCCAGTGAGAGACCAGGCAGGAGTTAgggttgaggggggggggggcaggacacTAATAGAGGGTGCAGGCTGTACTCTAGGCCCAGTGGAGATGTCAACACTTAAAATAGAAGATAGAGGACCTCCTCCTCAAAGAGCTGAGAGAGGGCAAGCACACACATACTATAATTCACaatcacatacatacagtacaagaTCAGACTCTACATACACAGAAATTCTCTCTACCCACATACAGTAAATGCACCCaagtgacagacacacagacacactccgtCGGAGTGTGTCTCCTCATTAAACCAGGTGTTCTGTACCACTCAGCTACCTGCGTCTCCACGCATCAAAAGGATGAAACTAGTGCTGGCTGGGGAGAAAAGTGGAGTAGACAGGGTGTCTGGTGCGTGGCTCTGCTGTGGGCCTGACTGACAGGCAAGCAGGGGATCAAAGGTTCCTCTCCTCCTACCTGTCTCCTTGCCTCTTTCTGCACAACAAAAAGACAGcaggcagcagcaacaacaaagcGCTTGTCTCCTCCATGCTGCTTGGTTACCCGTCGTGTAACCCACGTGGGAGCGCTGGCCGGGGCCAACTAAGAGTTGTTCTGATGCGTTCATCTGCCGGACCCAGGGAGACGGATGACAGGCAAACAGATGTctcgtggctcaggtggttgattgGAACATATCAGACAGACCTACATCCGGGCATCTCTTACTGTACAAGCCAATTACATCTGACTAATACAAATGTAACCAAACATAC
This sequence is a window from Oncorhynchus gorbuscha isolate QuinsamMale2020 ecotype Even-year linkage group LG01, OgorEven_v1.0, whole genome shotgun sequence. Protein-coding genes within it:
- the LOC124044308 gene encoding cytoplasmic protein NCK2-like; amino-acid sequence: MMEEVTVVAKWDYTAQQDQELDIRKNERLTLLDDSKTWWRVRNASNQTGYVPSNYVERKNSLVKKASLVKNLKDTLGLGKGRRKQSARDASPTPSTDAEYPSNGNGGGGGGGAERIYDLTILAVVKFSYMAEREDELTLAKGSRVTVMEKCSDGWWRGSQGGRVGWFPSNYVLEDPTEREGEGGGGGRDSPGYPGQGRGATMTNGRAGGGGGRDGEGSGALHLVQTIYPFSSVTEEELNFEKGEVMEVVEKPENDPEWWRCRNAQGLVGLVPKNYVLVLNDADGPPGLPALPQSPPGSPQIRYVGPAIVGKFAGRDWYYGGVTRHQAELVLNERGKEGDFLIRDSESSPSDFSVSLKAPGKNKHFKVQCSEEVYCIGQRRFSSIDELVEHYKKAPIFTSQHGDKLYLVKPLL